In Luteitalea sp. TBR-22, one genomic interval encodes:
- a CDS encoding tetratricopeptide repeat protein, with the protein MAIVTGSCARSAQSSLDRGNAFLEKGDVSAAIIEYRAAVERDPLLAQAHQKLAEAYLKQGNGAEALASLVRAADLLPRDVQAQVKAGSLLLLAGRFEDARSRADKALAVDARSVDALVLRANALANLRDLDGALEQIQQAIALEPRSALQTNMGAIEAARGNVPEAEQAYRKAVEIDPKSVAAQVALGQFLWGAGRGDEAEAVFRAAYAVDPKDVQANRWLATFYMRTGRAAEAEPHFRMVAETVNDAGSALALTDYYLALGRRDEARKTLDALSARPEYWPIARARTAELLHDTGEKAEAMRVVDEVIAKHPTLVGGHLVRGRLLLASGRGDEAKAEAQAALKLDPKNAEASFLLGRAEEARRDLDAAAKAYGDVLAVNPRAATAQVRLAMVQMQRNDLGAAAQLAEQAAAAQPRGLEARLVLARTLVARREIERAAAVTDALAREFPNAAVVKNQVGMLALARGDAAGARAAFDQALALQPTMVEPLAALVSLDLQQKQPAQARARVEQRLAQAPNSSAVLALAGRTWASTGDPVKGEEFLRKAIDIDATNLEAYSDLARLLMAQRKLGDAVAAFDALAAKQPRAIGPQTMAAIAVQQQGNEAEARRRYEKILEIDPQAALAANNLAWMLASKGEQLDRALQLAQSAKAALPDEPEINDTLAVVYLKKQLPALAIPPLKVALERVPGNPAFHYHLGQAYAQTGNKDAARQALEQALRLQPDFADADAARQLLATVR; encoded by the coding sequence GTGGCGATAGTCACCGGCAGTTGTGCGAGGAGTGCGCAGAGCTCCCTGGACCGCGGCAATGCCTTCCTCGAGAAAGGCGACGTGTCCGCCGCGATCATCGAGTACCGCGCCGCGGTGGAGCGTGATCCCCTCTTGGCGCAGGCGCACCAGAAGCTCGCCGAGGCATACCTGAAGCAGGGCAACGGCGCCGAGGCGCTCGCCTCTCTCGTGCGGGCGGCCGACCTCCTCCCGCGGGACGTCCAGGCGCAGGTCAAGGCGGGTTCCCTGTTGTTGCTCGCCGGTCGTTTCGAGGACGCGAGGTCGCGGGCCGACAAGGCCCTGGCGGTCGACGCGCGCTCGGTCGATGCGCTGGTGCTCAGGGCCAACGCGCTCGCAAACCTGCGCGACCTCGACGGCGCACTCGAGCAGATCCAGCAAGCCATCGCCCTCGAGCCCCGCTCGGCGCTCCAGACGAACATGGGCGCCATCGAGGCCGCCCGTGGCAATGTGCCGGAAGCGGAGCAGGCGTACCGCAAGGCCGTGGAGATCGACCCGAAGTCGGTTGCCGCGCAAGTGGCCCTCGGCCAGTTCCTGTGGGGCGCCGGCCGAGGCGACGAGGCGGAAGCCGTGTTCCGAGCGGCATATGCCGTCGACCCGAAGGATGTGCAGGCCAACCGCTGGCTCGCCACCTTCTACATGCGCACCGGGCGGGCAGCGGAAGCAGAGCCTCACTTCCGCATGGTGGCCGAGACGGTCAACGACGCGGGCTCGGCGCTCGCCCTCACCGACTACTATCTCGCCCTCGGCCGTCGCGACGAGGCCCGCAAGACGCTGGACGCGTTGAGCGCGCGGCCGGAGTACTGGCCGATTGCTCGTGCTCGCACTGCCGAGCTTCTTCATGACACCGGCGAGAAGGCCGAGGCCATGAGGGTCGTGGACGAGGTGATCGCGAAGCACCCGACGCTGGTCGGGGGGCATCTCGTCCGCGGCCGGCTGCTGCTGGCCAGCGGGCGGGGCGACGAGGCGAAGGCGGAGGCGCAGGCGGCGCTGAAGCTCGATCCGAAGAACGCGGAGGCGTCGTTCCTGCTCGGGCGCGCCGAGGAAGCGCGCCGCGATCTCGACGCAGCCGCCAAGGCCTACGGCGACGTGCTGGCCGTCAACCCTCGCGCCGCCACGGCGCAGGTGCGGCTCGCGATGGTGCAGATGCAGCGCAACGACCTCGGCGCCGCGGCTCAACTGGCCGAGCAGGCGGCGGCCGCCCAGCCGCGCGGCCTGGAGGCGCGGCTGGTGCTGGCTCGCACCCTCGTGGCGCGACGCGAGATCGAGCGGGCGGCGGCGGTCACCGACGCCCTGGCGCGCGAGTTCCCGAACGCCGCCGTCGTGAAGAACCAGGTGGGCATGCTGGCACTTGCCCGGGGCGATGCCGCCGGTGCCCGTGCCGCGTTCGATCAGGCCCTGGCGTTGCAGCCCACGATGGTGGAGCCACTCGCCGCGCTCGTCTCGCTCGACCTCCAGCAGAAGCAGCCTGCCCAGGCGCGGGCGCGCGTCGAGCAGCGGCTCGCGCAGGCACCGAACTCCAGTGCGGTGCTGGCGCTCGCGGGTCGCACGTGGGCGTCGACCGGCGATCCGGTGAAGGGTGAGGAGTTCCTCCGCAAGGCCATCGACATCGATGCGACCAACCTGGAGGCCTACTCCGACCTGGCGCGCCTGCTCATGGCGCAGCGCAAGCTCGGTGACGCCGTAGCGGCGTTCGATGCGCTGGCCGCAAAGCAGCCGCGGGCGATCGGCCCCCAGACGATGGCGGCGATTGCGGTGCAGCAGCAGGGCAACGAGGCCGAGGCCCGGCGCCGGTACGAGAAGATCCTGGAGATCGATCCCCAGGCGGCCCTGGCGGCCAACAATCTCGCGTGGATGCTGGCCAGCAAGGGTGAGCAGCTCGATCGCGCGCTGCAGTTGGCGCAGTCGGCGAAGGCGGCGCTCCCCGACGAGCCCGAGATCAATGACACGCTCGCGGTCGTGTACCTGAAGAAGCAGCTGCCGGCGCTGGCGATTCCCCCGCTGAAGGTGGCGCTCGAGCGGGTGCCTGGCAACCCGGCGTTCCACTACCACCTCGGTCAGGCCTACGCGCAGACCGGCAACAAGGACGCGGCGCGCCAAGCGCTCGAGCAGGCGCTACGACTCCAGCCGGACTTTGCCGACGCCGACGCCGCCCGCCAGTTGCTCGCGACCGTGCGGTAG